The genome window agagtgatggactagaacttggGAAGcatgggtttgaatctctgctcagctatggaaactcactggaggtgtggaactggtaaaaacactctttaaaatatctcttaccttaaaagccctattagggttggttccaacttgacacattgtctttatacagtggtgcctcgctagacgatgataattcattccactgaaatcgctgtttagcgaaatcattgtctagcaaaaggcatttccccattggaatgcattgaaacctgtttaatgcgttctaatggggaagaatcgtctttgtttagcgaagatcggccataggaaagccgctttgcgaaccaccaatcagctgtttaaatcactgtcttgcgaagcttaggtcctgaaaacatctgtttgcgagcgcggagggagctgtcaaaatcgtcgtctagtgaaaattggtttgcgaagcaggggccaaacactgtccagcaaaattcccccataggaatcactgttctgcgaattgctatagcgatcgcaaaaagccaatgtctagcgaaaaaaacgtcatgcagggtaactgtctagtgaggcaccactgtactgtgcttTTCACAAGAACTGTTGTTTAACCTCACAAGTGAAATGTGACACCTGGTCATAACAGTCTAATTTTACAAAAATAGAACTGAGACTGAATAAGATCTAGCTTAACTCATGGAATATATACTTGGCTGAGGATTTAAATGCCGCCCTCCCTAACCCAATATTTCACCAGGCATTTACCAACTTTACCATTGGTTAAAAAAGccaatcttttaaataaataaatatatatttatatatatatatacacacacacacgtactaCTATGTTTTATTCAGAACACtttgtttaatttaaatcatcttagtaaattgattttaattaaaaaaaatttaaatattctttttcaatagagagggggggaagaagaCTAGGAGAGAAATTACATAAACAGTCAGTTAATTACACTGAATAAAAAGAAGGCACCCCCAGGGAACAGGGACCAATTATTGAAATCCTtgcacatgctctctctctctctcttttccccccttcacaTATACAGTGGCACCCTGAATCCACAAAGATGTAGGGGAGCCCCCCTGCCAGTTGATACCCTCCATACAATCCCCAatattagccatgctggctacaTGGACATtgagatttgtagttcaaaacatcttaGAGGACATTCCTTTGAGGAAGGCCAATGTAGAAGCATGTGTGCATGTACCACTCTCAGACTCAACCACACACATAGTCTTGgaggaacaaaaataataaaaatgatataaaatcaTTTGAGCCCAGTTTAGGGGTGTGGAGCAATAGGTAGATAAGAAAGGGGCAGCAGTGTCGATGGATGCCTCCAGAAACAACCACAAAATAAGAGATGTGGTGGAAGCATGGAATGTGAGAAAATCTTTGGAGACAAAAGGACAATGTTTGGTAGCCTCTGAACACCACAATTAATTCCTTCAAATGTGGAAAGAATGTAGTGAAAAGGCAGCAGATAGAATATTGATACAATACCAGTATCATTAGCTAAAGAAGTGCTGGAGACACTTCAAATGTCAGATTGCAATTCTCATCATAGGAGTGTTTGTGGAACTTTTCAGTCCATCAGCGTTTGGAGACCCACCATTGCCTTTCCCTCAGCTAAATGCTCAGAAAGTAGAAAGAATATGGCCAAAAATCTGGTGATTTGCacaaaaatactgtactgcagccaCTTGGAAACTTGGTATCCTTCCCACTTCTGGTCAGTTGGCATGTGCACTGGATGAATCCTCTGTCTGCAAATAAGACAGCTGTTACCTCCAGATGAAGACAAAGCCTTCCTGAGCAACAAGGCAGAACATGTGGCCACTGCCAAAACTCTGACCTTTTTGAAATAAGATTGCAAACATACACCTGTCTGTGGCAAATAAAAATGCTCTCAGGATGAAtgaagcaaaaacattttttgttcaattttatttttcccctcacacacacacccttctgtcCTTTCAGGTAGTTGCTGTCCCTAGCAATGTGTGGTAAGGCTGTATAGTGAGCCAGCCACTCATCTTCTAGGTTGCCATGAATACTACCCAAGAACAAGCTGACAATCTTACCAGTGTTGACCTATTGCAGCCATCTTCAAATAATCTATCCACCGCTGCACCTGATGGATACATACGTCATGTTTTGCCCTACTAACTCCCTGTCTCTACTCTCATCATCTGGCCAGCTCAGAGGCCCGCTGGCTCTGTCCCTTTCTCAGAAGCAAATGGACTGAGATCCACACTCGGTGCTTAGTCTTTATAAATTGAAGCTTCCATGGGAGCATCCATCCAGTCTGAGTTGACTCTCCaggtttaaaaagcaaaacaaaacacctgcCTCAGAGGTGAGTCAGCCTTGCCTGTGAAGTTAGGTCTTCATTTTGCATTTGAAATAGAGGGAAAGATGGGAGGTGGCTGACAAGAAAACAGAAGAGTCCTGGGGAAACAAGAGCAAGCGCTTGGTGGGTCTGGATAAGGGATGGAGGTGAAAGGCCTGGCAAAGTGGACTCCtgccacaggggggaaaaaagaggaaaccaTCACTTGTAGCAATCAGCAATGGGTAAAAGCGGCTTCCCAGGTGAGGGGAGAGGGTTGCtggcagcagggctgggggagTCTGTTTTCCGCTTGAAGCGGTACGTGATGGGCAGGAGAAGTTTGCTCTTTTTGAGGGCCTGAACCTTCTTGAGTGTTTCATCATCCAGTGCCATGAAGCACCGGCGGGAATACTCCAGCAAGCGTTCCTTAGAAGGGTCGAATTCGCCCACCTCAGCCATCTTTTCAGGAGCCACGATGAGGAGCTCAGCGATGGGTGTGGTCAGGGCCACGGTGTTCCGGTCCACACGGTGGTACTCGAAGGCCCGACTCATGCTCTGCAGCTTCTGGAAAGTGTATAGGATCTTCTTGTAGCGGCACAACACCCCATCCACATCTTTCACTGTGTGGCGGGTTCAGGTTCAGGCACAGAATGGCCCCAGCGagatgacccatgaaccaaggAGCATGGGAAAGAGAGCAAAACCATGGTTTGAGGAACAAAGTGTGAGGCAGAATGGAGGCACCCCGAAGGCTCATGAATACCCAGAAGTCATGATGAAGGGCAAAGAAGCCACATGAAAGATGAAGGAccaacagaaataaaaagtgacACATTCAGAGAGCCCCCAGAGTTGGAAAGCCGTCAATAACATGATACGTATATTAGCAGCATAAGaatggaggaagggagaaaataatGCATGACCAGGagaataaatgagaaagaaatcaaTAACAGGAGAAGGAGAAGTTAAAACAATCAGGGAATGTTTAAGTTGAAAACAGAAATTATCGGAAATGGGAACAAGAAAGGGTGGAGGAGAAAAGCGAAGGCATTTAAGAGACGTTTAATGAGAATGGTGAATGGTCAGAACACAGAAATAGGGTTACAAAGAAAAATGTGATAatgaatcaagaaagaaaaggaaggggaaaaaagaataattttgttCAGCAGTTTACCAAGATTCAGGATTTGGGACAGCTACtctttgggactacaattcccagaattccaatAGCTAGCTACATTCCCAAAGAGTAACTTTCCCTAAGCTCTGGTAAGATTTAATACGTTTGTCAGGAGAAAACTGTTTAAAGGCCTGTTTTTCAGACTCAGGATGCTTCTCCCTACTTccatttttcagtttaaaaaaattaaaaataaaggaaagctCTGCCATCTTTTTGAAAATGTGAGGAAGAGAAACCTTCCAAGTTTTTGAGATTTCATGCCCCAATCCATTTCCTCTAGCGGTATTCTTGAGGAAAATTTCAGATCTTGGAACTCCCACTGACTTTAGAGACAGAAAATATTAAACCAATGAAGTCCATATGTGTATATTTGGTCAGACAGTTGCACTGTTTGCCAATGTTGGAGAACAGTATACTGTAGTTTTTTTGGCTATAGAGAACAAGAGAACAAGAAGAAGGAAAACCTTCCTCTCATTTCCATCTCCATGGGCCTTTTGCACTGTGTCTTACATTCTAAACCTGAAGGCAGCAACTCCCTGGTTCTTTACCCATCTCGCATAAACCATTCTGCAAGATTTTCCTACAGAATGGCTTAAGCcgtttttaataaacaaaatattcCTTGTTAAATATtccttgttatatttttattttattttataaagagtaatgtgttttaaatagatgggaagaaaataaaatagccaagATAACAAATATTAATTACTTctctttaaaaactgattttaacttcttgttaaaaacaatttttccaaTAAAGGTTCTCTCTCTTATAGAAGCTGGATTAAACACTACTGTACaatacaaagcagaaaaaaacatgtttggaTGATAAAGAAGTGGGTTTGCTATTTTGGAAGGGACAAATCTTTATGTGATGGCAAAATGTACCAATTAACTTGATTGATACAGCCATGAAATGAAAATTGTGAAGAATTGTTGTAGAGGTGGATATTGTTTTAATAAAGACTGAAATTACAAGTGTAATAGTTGTGAAGTGGTACAGCATTTCTTTTCTATATGGAAGTACATTGTTTTAACATTTAGATCTTTATCAATAAAATATGTACCAAGATCATAAATAGTGGACATTTTGAATGTGATGTGCCTATTAAGGAAATTCCAAGGATGTGCACTGAaggactgtttttaaaatattttaattaatttaaatgaattaattCATATATGTCTGGTCGTTTGAAACCTCTAGTTCTAACTTCTGTCAGTAGGTGGCAGGCTTCCATAACCATAACATAGATTTGCAGTAGTTCCTGTTAGAAGCCACTGGGAAGTAATACAAACGATAGTGTTGTAGGAATGCCCCTCCCCTGCTATATGCCAGCCTTCCTTCCTCAGGATGGAATGACAGGCCAGTGGAAAGTGTGCAGGTGTAGCGTGGCAGCCATTACTCAGATATaatgggcacaaagtgtccaacTATGACAGCTACTAAACTTTGCTAGAAGAAACACCGATTTATCAAACCAAGGGCTATTTCAGCCCATGCAAACCTGGGTGGACTCATTAAAATAGTACAATATCTAACATATTATTTATAATCTCTGTTCAAAAGAGATGAGTTTAAGATCCACCTTTTTTGccactaccttgtttccccgaaaataagacctaacctgaaaataagccctagtatgatttttcaggatgctcgtaatataagccctaccccaaaaagcTCCTattcctccaccattgtgcaagaaccagaataagatcatacgactataaaataaaacatcacttgaaaataaaccctaatgcgtttttggagcaaaaattaatataagatcctgtcttattttcaagaaaaTACGGTATAGTGACTGCTGTGTTGAAAACTGTGGACCAATTCTGTCCTTGCCACTCACCTCTTTGCCTCTCACGGACTTTAGGTTTGGCAAAACGTCGCCGATTGATACCTCCTTTCTGCTTCTTGTGTTCTGTGGATCCGCCTTCCTCAGGACTGGCACTGAGCCAGGATCCTCTGCTGTCATCATCTGTCATGTCCCCATTCCGGCCGTCAGACACTTCAGATCGCCGTGAGGCCTGCTTGTTGCGACAATGATCGTCTAAGATGGAAGGGACAAAGTGGGTCGCATCAGCTGGAAAGAGCCCTATCTGGTACCGTGAGCTTTCCTGTAAGGTTCATCAGCCCATAATGAAAGATCTCAAGACCGCCAACAGCAATCAGTGACCTTTCACATGGTATTGAATGCAACTCCTGTCAGATCCTGTTCATCATAGCAAATGATcacagatgatgggagttggaagcCAGCCCCAGTTCTACAGGGCTACAGGTTGCCCAGCCCTGGATAAGCCTAACTTTCTTCTTCCAGACCAGGCCTTTGAGGTCTTACACTTTTGGGTTTACTGCTATTCCCAGA of Pogona vitticeps strain Pit_001003342236 chromosome 6, PviZW2.1, whole genome shotgun sequence contains these proteins:
- the CCDC106 gene encoding coiled-coil domain-containing protein 106 isoform X2 — protein: MQKKEGFLVTVRVWSNCDLSLLPCSTSQIGSIHPTWELRMMNESNHHQRESVSRGRRGVGLKKVKENNEVCEGSIPLDEPLQMESKTQTQQQLYYGLSSPQNFDETPEMPAPSLTLVANMRTQLHMALERNSWLQKRIEDLEEERDFLRCQLDKFISSARLDADDHCRNKQASRRSEVSDGRNGDMTDDDSRGSWLSASPEEGGSTEHKKQKGGINRRRFAKPKVRERQRVKDVDGVLCRYKKILYTFQKLQSMSRAFEYHRVDRNTVALTTPIAELLIVAPEKMAEVGEFDPSKERLLEYSRRCFMALDDETLKKVQALKKSKLLLPITYRFKRKTDSPSPAASNPLPSPGKPLLPIADCYK
- the CCDC106 gene encoding coiled-coil domain-containing protein 106 isoform X1, with the translated sequence MPGRWPRRFCSPSSFPTSRPSCSSLDRSASSLRTFKALPWSPGSFAGCPAPLAGLLRRGCRRKGKIGSIHPTWELRMMNESNHHQRESVSRGRRGVGLKKVKENNEVCEGSIPLDEPLQMESKTQTQQQLYYGLSSPQNFDETPEMPAPSLTLVANMRTQLHMALERNSWLQKRIEDLEEERDFLRCQLDKFISSARLDADDHCRNKQASRRSEVSDGRNGDMTDDDSRGSWLSASPEEGGSTEHKKQKGGINRRRFAKPKVRERQRVKDVDGVLCRYKKILYTFQKLQSMSRAFEYHRVDRNTVALTTPIAELLIVAPEKMAEVGEFDPSKERLLEYSRRCFMALDDETLKKVQALKKSKLLLPITYRFKRKTDSPSPAASNPLPSPGKPLLPIADCYK